From one Cardiobacteriaceae bacterium TAE3-ERU3 genomic stretch:
- the glgC gene encoding glucose-1-phosphate adenylyltransferase, producing the protein MRSAREIQQIADDTLVLILAGGRGSRLHEFTDKRAKPAVYFGGSWRIIDFPLSNCLNSNLLKIGVITQYAAHSLLRHLQRGWSFLPHERGQFIDMLPARQQLDDHTWYRGTADAVYQNAKVMRSHYQPKYVVILAGDHIYKMNYMSMLLDHIDTGAKCTVGCIEVPRHEAHQFGVMAIDEDYKVTDFMEKPDNPPTIPGNDQQSLASMGIYVFDEDYLYQLLIENVKDDKSQHDFGKNIIPHALADGGLYAHPFERSCVHGDNEPVYWRDVGTIDSYWQANMDLISEESPLDLFDSKWPIRATFPQNTPTRYFFNKNSQASITNALIPGGNIVHNSDIRSSILFNGIEVADGCRIEESIILPQVKIGKGCTLKRCIIDHECVIPDGMEIGVDHRLDRQRFRVSEGGVTLVTTSMLEALSQS; encoded by the coding sequence ATGCGTAGCGCCCGAGAAATCCAACAGATTGCTGATGACACACTGGTTTTGATTTTGGCGGGCGGACGCGGTTCGCGCTTGCATGAGTTTACCGATAAGCGCGCTAAGCCCGCTGTTTATTTTGGCGGCAGCTGGCGCATTATCGATTTTCCATTATCCAATTGCCTAAACTCCAACTTATTGAAAATTGGCGTAATTACGCAGTACGCTGCGCACTCACTGCTGCGTCATCTTCAGCGTGGGTGGTCCTTTTTGCCACATGAGCGCGGCCAATTTATCGACATGCTTCCCGCCCGCCAGCAGCTTGATGATCATACTTGGTATCGTGGTACTGCAGATGCGGTCTATCAGAATGCCAAAGTAATGCGCTCACATTACCAGCCTAAATATGTGGTTATTCTCGCTGGCGATCACATCTATAAGATGAACTACATGAGTATGCTGCTTGATCATATCGATACAGGTGCGAAATGTACGGTAGGCTGCATTGAAGTGCCGCGGCATGAAGCGCATCAGTTCGGCGTTATGGCTATTGATGAAGACTACAAGGTGACCGACTTCATGGAAAAGCCGGATAACCCACCAACGATTCCGGGCAATGACCAGCAATCTTTAGCCTCTATGGGTATTTACGTCTTCGATGAAGATTATCTCTATCAGTTGCTGATTGAGAATGTGAAGGACGATAAGAGCCAGCACGACTTCGGTAAAAATATTATTCCACATGCATTGGCAGATGGTGGCCTGTACGCCCATCCTTTTGAGCGTTCTTGCGTGCATGGTGATAATGAACCAGTTTATTGGCGTGATGTTGGTACTATTGATAGCTATTGGCAAGCGAATATGGACCTGATCAGTGAGGAATCGCCACTGGATTTGTTTGACAGTAAATGGCCAATCCGTGCGACATTCCCTCAAAATACGCCAACACGCTATTTTTTCAATAAAAACAGTCAGGCTTCTATCACTAATGCGCTGATTCCTGGTGGGAATATCGTACATAATAGTGATATTCGCAGCTCAATTCTGTTTAATGGTATTGAAGTGGCAGATGGTTGTCGTATTGAAGAAAGTATTATTTTGCCACAGGTCAAAATTGGTAAAGGCTGCACACTCAAGCGCTGCATTATTGATCATGAGTGCGTCATTCCAGATGGCATGGAAATTGGCGTTGATCATCGGCTCGACCGCCAGCGCTTCCGCGTTAGTGAGGGCGGCGTTACATTGGTAACGACATCAATGCTGGAGGCATTATCTCAATCATGA